A portion of the Lentimicrobiaceae bacterium genome contains these proteins:
- a CDS encoding acetate kinase: MKIIVLNCGSSSIKYQLFDMPSRKVLVKGLVDKVGLKGSSIKHSRNDGKEVKLEGEILDHQTGIEYLLGILTSEKYGCIKSLNEIDAVGHRVVHAGEKFGGSVNITNAVVEALEECIDLAPLHNPPNLEGIYAITKLLPQVPQVGVFDTAFHQTMPDFVYLYGIPYSLYEKYKIRRYGFHGSSHKFVSKRACEFLNLDINKQRIITCHLGNGASIAAIQNGKSFDTSMGMTPIEGLIMGTRSGDLDIGALFHIINKEEIDIATANTLINKHSGILGISGVSSDMRDVEAAAGEGNVRAEIALKMYRYRIRKYIGAYAAAMKGVDVVVFTGGVGENDWVTRAEVLDGLDFMGIKVDKSINKELRGEDALISPPDAKVKVVIIPTNEELVIAQDAYDIVNGNFVN; this comes from the coding sequence ATGAAAATTATAGTTTTAAATTGCGGAAGTTCATCCATTAAATACCAGCTTTTCGATATGCCTTCGCGGAAAGTGCTTGTAAAAGGTCTTGTTGATAAAGTCGGGCTGAAAGGGTCATCAATAAAACATAGCAGAAACGATGGTAAAGAAGTAAAACTCGAAGGAGAGATTCTCGACCATCAAACGGGCATTGAATATTTACTGGGAATTCTTACCAGCGAAAAATACGGATGCATAAAAAGCCTGAATGAAATTGATGCCGTAGGGCATCGCGTGGTTCATGCCGGCGAAAAATTTGGCGGCAGTGTTAATATTACTAATGCCGTTGTGGAAGCATTGGAAGAATGTATTGATTTGGCTCCTTTGCATAACCCTCCTAACCTGGAAGGAATTTATGCAATAACCAAACTCTTACCCCAGGTTCCCCAGGTAGGTGTTTTCGATACCGCTTTTCATCAAACCATGCCCGATTTCGTGTATTTATATGGAATTCCTTATTCACTCTATGAAAAATACAAAATCCGCCGCTACGGCTTCCATGGTTCAAGCCATAAATTCGTTTCAAAACGCGCCTGCGAATTTCTTAACCTCGACATAAACAAACAACGTATTATCACCTGCCATTTGGGTAATGGTGCCTCCATTGCTGCCATCCAGAATGGCAAATCGTTTGATACTTCCATGGGGATGACCCCTATAGAAGGACTGATAATGGGCACCCGCAGTGGCGATCTCGATATAGGTGCCCTGTTTCATATTATCAATAAAGAAGAGATAGATATTGCCACCGCGAATACTCTTATCAACAAACATAGCGGGATTCTTGGTATTTCAGGCGTTTCGAGTGATATGCGCGACGTGGAAGCCGCTGCCGGAGAAGGCAATGTAAGGGCTGAAATTGCACTGAAGATGTATCGTTATCGCATCCGCAAATACATTGGAGCCTATGCAGCTGCAATGAAGGGTGTGGATGTTGTTGTTTTTACCGGAGGTGTGGGCGAAAACGACTGGGTTACCCGTGCCGAAGTGCTGGATGGTCTCGATTTTATGGGAATTAAGGTTGACAAATCTATCAACAAGGAATTGCGTGGTGAAGACGCCCTCATTTCTCCACCCGATGCAAAGGTGAAAGTTGTAATTATCCCTACCAATGAAGAATTGGTTATTGCCCAGGATGCTTATGATATTGTAAATGGTAACTTTGTAAATTAG
- a CDS encoding 3-hydroxyacyl-CoA dehydrogenase NAD-binding domain-containing protein: MPEVLEDFSLSKSIQNKGTLQKIGVIGCGTMGEEITRVVSQSGIDVIFLEINQGKVEEALKSISCHLDKMINKWGLTASEKKLILSRIKGTTSYSDLKDCDIVIETIDSKKKGTSIEIRKEIFQKLEEEVKENTVITSNTSTLTISDLASVLKHPERAVGLHFLAPASKVKIVEVVKGVQTCDEAYEMVNKFARMIGKKVININESPGNISTRLIVTLINEACEILMEGVGSVEAIDETMKLGFGLQFGPLEMADRIGLDKLLKWMDNLYAEFGEKQFKASPIIKRLVRANQVGRRVGKGFYNYEGGKAIGQTVTCTEFN; encoded by the coding sequence ATGCCAGAAGTATTAGAGGATTTCAGCTTGAGCAAATCTATACAGAATAAGGGGACACTTCAAAAAATAGGAGTGATAGGATGTGGAACCATGGGGGAAGAAATTACCCGGGTGGTAAGCCAGTCAGGAATAGACGTAATTTTTCTTGAAATCAATCAGGGGAAAGTGGAAGAAGCCTTAAAAAGCATCTCTTGCCATCTTGATAAAATGATAAACAAATGGGGACTTACTGCCAGTGAGAAAAAGCTCATCCTCAGCCGTATCAAGGGAACTACTTCATACTCCGACCTGAAAGACTGCGATATAGTAATTGAAACCATTGATTCCAAGAAAAAAGGGACCAGCATCGAAATCCGGAAAGAGATTTTCCAAAAACTGGAAGAAGAAGTAAAAGAAAATACCGTTATTACCTCAAACACTTCTACACTTACCATTTCCGACCTGGCTTCTGTACTCAAACATCCCGAAAGAGCCGTAGGGTTGCATTTTCTTGCCCCTGCTTCCAAGGTGAAAATTGTTGAAGTGGTAAAAGGAGTGCAAACTTGCGATGAAGCCTATGAAATGGTAAATAAATTTGCACGGATGATAGGGAAAAAGGTGATCAATATCAACGAATCTCCCGGTAATATCAGCACAAGACTCATCGTTACACTTATCAATGAAGCTTGCGAAATCCTGATGGAAGGAGTCGGCTCGGTGGAAGCCATTGATGAAACAATGAAATTAGGATTTGGTCTGCAATTCGGACCCCTCGAAATGGCAGATCGTATCGGGCTGGATAAACTGTTGAAATGGATGGACAACCTCTATGCCGAATTCGGTGAAAAACAGTTTAAAGCTTCCCCTATCATCAAACGTTTAGTACGTGCCAACCAGGTAGGACGCCGCGTAGGCAAGGGGTTTTATAATTACGAAGGCGGAAAAGCCATCGGACAAACCGTTACTTGCACAGAATTTAATTAA